Proteins encoded by one window of Candidatus Melainabacteria bacterium:
- a CDS encoding cupin domain-containing protein: MHDENRTDRPWGAFFILDDQAHTKVKRLLVNPGHRLSLQSHKHRDEHWVVVKGVATVTLDEETKDFTYGDHIYVPRGVKHRISCQGKEPVEIIEVQTGDAFPEEDIVRYSDDYNRADQ; the protein is encoded by the coding sequence GTGCACGACGAGAACAGAACCGACCGCCCCTGGGGAGCCTTTTTCATCCTCGACGACCAGGCGCACACGAAAGTTAAACGGTTACTCGTCAATCCCGGGCACCGCCTCAGTCTCCAGAGTCACAAGCACCGCGACGAGCATTGGGTGGTGGTAAAGGGCGTTGCCACAGTCACCCTCGATGAAGAGACTAAAGACTTTACTTACGGCGACCACATCTATGTGCCAAGAGGCGTAAAACATCGCATCTCTTGTCAGGGCAAAGAACCCGTCGAGATCATCGAAGTGCAGACTGGTGACGCTTTTCCAGAAGAAGACATCGTGCGCTACTCTGACGACTACAATCGCGCCGACCAATAG
- a CDS encoding NAD-dependent malic enzyme: MKGTPSASYSLTIRLKIRRGGVGLHTVLETIATAGGDTDGIDKPGSDNEFVTRDITVLLRNSEHGEEVVRLLTALPDVEVQHVSDRTFLMHLGGKIDIVPRREVKTRDDLSMIYTPGVARVCKAIAADPSKASSLTMKGNMVAVISDGSRVLSLGDIGPLAGLPVMEGKAVLFKRFGGVNAFPLVIDAHDPEEIIKVIKAVAPGFSAINLEDIASPGCYIIEDRLRDELDIPVFHDDQHATAIVVLAATINAAKLTRKQLRNLKVVVSGVGAAGMACCKLLLAAGVRNLIGYNIGGAIHKGRTGLTAQEQWLAEHSNPKQFTGSMQEALKGADMFLGLSVAGVIKAEDLAVMRRDPIVFALANPDPEVSPLEAKPYVRVMATGGSDYPNQINNALVFPGIFAGAIEARVPNITDEMKMEAARALAAVITADEREEDYIIPSVFDPRAHKAVAEAVIRVAQRTGQARRIRTSTKS, encoded by the coding sequence ATCAAAGGCACTCCCAGCGCCAGCTACAGCCTCACCATACGGCTGAAGATTCGGCGCGGCGGAGTTGGCCTGCACACAGTTCTCGAGACGATTGCGACAGCCGGCGGAGACACCGACGGCATCGACAAACCCGGCTCAGACAACGAATTCGTCACTCGCGACATCACCGTTCTGCTGCGCAACAGCGAGCATGGTGAGGAGGTCGTGCGCTTGCTCACAGCGCTTCCCGATGTGGAAGTGCAGCATGTCTCGGACCGCACCTTCCTCATGCACCTGGGCGGAAAAATCGACATCGTGCCGCGCCGGGAGGTCAAGACCCGTGATGACCTCTCAATGATCTACACTCCCGGCGTAGCGCGTGTCTGCAAGGCGATAGCCGCGGACCCGAGCAAGGCTTCATCGTTGACGATGAAGGGCAACATGGTGGCCGTCATCAGCGATGGTTCCCGTGTTCTCAGCCTGGGCGACATCGGACCACTGGCCGGACTTCCTGTCATGGAAGGCAAGGCAGTGCTCTTCAAGCGCTTCGGCGGCGTCAATGCCTTCCCGCTCGTCATCGACGCTCACGACCCGGAAGAGATCATCAAGGTGATCAAGGCAGTGGCACCGGGCTTCAGCGCCATCAACCTGGAAGACATCGCCTCGCCCGGCTGCTACATCATCGAGGATCGTCTGCGCGACGAGCTCGATATCCCCGTCTTCCACGACGATCAGCACGCCACCGCCATCGTCGTTCTGGCTGCCACCATCAACGCCGCCAAGCTGACCAGGAAGCAACTGCGCAACCTCAAGGTGGTCGTTTCAGGCGTAGGTGCTGCGGGAATGGCTTGCTGCAAGCTTTTGCTCGCAGCCGGCGTGCGCAACCTGATCGGCTACAACATCGGCGGCGCCATTCACAAGGGTCGGACAGGACTGACTGCCCAGGAGCAGTGGCTGGCCGAGCACTCCAACCCGAAGCAGTTCACGGGTTCGATGCAGGAAGCGCTGAAGGGCGCTGACATGTTCCTCGGGCTCTCGGTGGCGGGCGTGATTAAGGCTGAAGACCTCGCGGTGATGCGGCGGGACCCAATAGTCTTCGCGCTGGCCAACCCCGACCCGGAAGTTTCACCGCTGGAAGCGAAGCCCTACGTGCGCGTCATGGCCACAGGCGGTTCGGATTACCCGAACCAGATCAACAACGCGCTTGTTTTCCCTGGTATCTTCGCCGGTGCCATCGAAGCGCGCGTTCCCAACATCACCGACGAGATGAAGATGGAGGCAGCAAGAGCACTTGCCGCCGTCATCACTGCCGACGAGCGGGAAGAAGACTACATCATCCCCAGCGTCTTCGACCCTCGTGCTCACAAAGCCGTGGCCGAAGCGGTGATCCGAGTCGCTCAACGAACCGGGCAGGCTCGGCGCATCCGCACCAGCACGAAGAGCTAG